The Medicago truncatula cultivar Jemalong A17 chromosome 4, MtrunA17r5.0-ANR, whole genome shotgun sequence genome includes a region encoding these proteins:
- the LOC11437574 gene encoding importin subunit alpha — protein MVADIWSDDNSQQLEATTEFRKRLSVDKPPIDDVIQSGVVPRFVQFLDKGDFPQLQLEAAWALTNIAAGTSENTKVVVDHGAVPMFVKLLSSPCDDVRGQAAWALGNIAGDSPRGRDLVLSHGALILLLSQLNEQEGLYRLRNAVWTLSNFCRGKPQPALEQVRSALPALKCLVFSKDEVVLTEACWALSYLSDGTSDNIQAVIEAGVCGRLVQILLEPSLSALFPALRTVGNIVSGDDMQTQAIVNHGLLPCLLSLLTHPKKSIKKEACRTLSNITAGNREQIQAVIEAGLIAPLVNLLQNAEFDITKEVAQALTNVTSGGTHEHIKYLVSQGCIKPLCDLLVCPDPRIVTVCLEGLENFLKVGEAEKSISNTGDVNLYAQTIKDVEGLEKGLEKFLKVGEAEKRFGNTGDVNLYAQMIEDVKGLEKIENLDSHEDREIYEKAAKILERYWLEDEDETLTSWCLV, from the exons ATGGTTGCTGATATCTGGTCCGATGATAACAGCCAACAACTCGAAGCAACTACGGAATTTCGGAAGCGTCTTTCCGTTG ACAAACCTCCGATTGATGATGTTATTCAATCTGGTGTTGTTCCCCGTTTTGTTCAATTTCTAGACAAGGGGGATTTTCCTCAACTTCAG CTTGAGGCTGCTTGGGCACTCACAAACATAGCAGCTGGAACTTCTGAGAACACTAAGGTGGTAGTTGATCATGGCGCAGTACCAATGTTTGTCAAGCTTCTTAGTTCACCATGTGACGATGTTCGGGGCCAG GCTGCGTGGGCATTGGGAAACATTGCTGGTGATTCCCCTAGAGGCCGTGATCTTGTTCTCAGTCACGGTGCCCTGATCCTACTTTTATCCCAGCTGAATGAGCAAGAAGGGCTTTATAGGCTGAGAAATGCCGTTTGGACGCTGTCAAACTTTTGCAGGGGCAAGCCACAACCCGCACTTGAGCAG GTGAGGTCAGCGCTTCCCGCTCTCAAGTGTTTGGTTTTTTCCAAAGATGAAGTCGTCCTGACCGAGGCATGTTGGGCACTCTCGTATCTTTCTGATGGAACAAGTGATAATATCCAAGCGGTGATCGAGGCAGGTGTATGTGGTAGACTGGTGCAAATCCTTCT GGAACCATCTCTTTCAGCGCTGTTTCCTGCACTTCGCACAGTGGGAAATATTGTATCTGGAGATGATATGCAGACTCAG GCTATTGTCAATCATGGTTTACTCCCATGTCTTTTGAGCCTGTTGACCCATCCCAAGAAAAGTATTAAGAAAGAAGCTTGCAGGACTTTGTCAAACATTACAGCTGGAAACAGAGAGCAGATACAG GCTGTTATTGAAGCTGGTCTGATTGCTCCCCTAGTCAATCTTCTTCAAAATGCAGAGTTTGACATTACAAAGGAAGTTGCACAGGCACTCACTAATGTTACATCTGGTGGTACCCACGAGCATATCAA GTACTTGGTGAGCCAGGGTTGCATTAAGCCTCTGTGTGATTTGCTAGTTTGCCCTGATCCAAGAATAGTTACTGTTTGTCTAGAAGGTCTTGAGAATTTTCTAAAGGTTGGAGAAGCAGAGAAAAGCATAAGTAACACCGGAGATGTCAACTTGTATGCTCAGACGATAAAGGATGTTGAGGGATTGGAAAAAGGTTTGGAGAAATTTCTGAAGGTTGGAGAAGCAGAGAAAAGATTTGGTAACACGGGAGATGTCAATTTGTATGCTCAGATGATAGAGGATGTTAAGGGATTGGAAAAGATTGAAAACTTGGATAGTCATGAAGACAGAGAAATTTATGAGAAGGCTGCTAAAATTCTCGAGAGATATTGGttggaagatgaagatgagacACTAACTTCATGGTGTCTTGTCTAG
- the LOC11439065 gene encoding formin-like protein 13 isoform X2 has translation MAMLRKLFYRKPPDGLLEICDRVYVFDCCFTTEAWNEEKYKVYMDGIVGQLRENVPDASILVFNFREEETKSLMANIISEYDITIMDYPRHYEGCPVLKMELIHHFLRSSESWLSLGQHNVLLMHCERGGWPVMAFMLAALLIYRKVYSGEHRTLDMIYRQSPHQLLHLLTPLNPIPSQLRYLQYVSRRNVALDWPPLDRALMLDCIILRFFPNFDGEGGCHPLFRIYGQDPFSADKSPKMLYSMPKRSKNVRAYKQGECELIKIDINCHIQGDVVIEGINLNDDMEHEMMMFRVMFNTAFVRSNILMLNRDEIDVLWDAKDHFPKDFRAEILFSEIDAAAAVILDNTSFFEEKDGLPIEAFAKVQEIFSHVDWMNPKADAALNVLQQISTSAIMNDKLDKVSDQHVETATSLGETGPKTPQRNSYAAIRSLSSTKRTPNNDMSRKEEKTNKVDSIPQRANTSDIIGQEKICSSEKSLESSKCPTGSTNFDIKPQESNLASSSSADSSLSPGTPPPRPPLTTRSKEVHDSPPHTELPPHHILPSQSGPQSQDRSYSPISSSTPETYHSLAPDSSIEPSPPLSSRKPLNDIPPVKTRPKSPSSQPPTPPPPPTPPLKDQKVVRAGPLSPPPPPPSPKKDIHVKAGPPPSPPVPSHMNEKPHVRDGLSPPPPPLPPSPPLKAEQPTRFQPPPPPPPPRLSVEAASPITAPPAPPPPPSATLSSGNPNASLQKSSPAPPPPIPFGKGLKPGSAFPMSLSVGVDGNKVSGPQSSSLAGSKGRVLPRAIGSKNDSKKLKPLHWMKLSRAVQGSLWDETQKSGEASKAPEIDMSELESLFSAAAPSSGPAKKSNVQSSVKPKSEKVQLIDHRRAYNCEIMLSKVKVPLHDLMSSVLALEESALDTDTVENLIKFCPTKEEMEIIKNYNGEKEKLGRCEQFFMELMKVPRVEAKLRVFSFRIQFYSQVSDLKNSLKVVNSSAEEIRNSVKLKRIMQTILTLGNALNQGTARGSAIGFRLDSLLKLTETRARNNKMTLMHYLCKVLDDKLPEVLDFSKDLANLEPAAKIQLKFLAEEMQAVNKGLEKVVQELSTSENDGPISETFRKGKNVDALILYFGEDPSRCQFEQVVTTLLNFTRMFNKAHEENRKQLELEMKKTAESDKKKCESERILPTTIRTGNVK, from the exons ATGGCTATGCTCCGCAAGTTGTTCTATCGTAAGCCTCCTGATGGTCTCCTCGAGATCTGCGACAGAGTTTACG TTTTTGATTGCTGTTTCACAACGGAAGCTTGGAATGAAGAGAAGTATAAAGTGTATATGGATGGTATAGTAGGTCAGCTTAGAGAGAATGTGCCTGATGCTTCTAttttggttttcaattttcGCGAGGAAGAGACCAAGAGTTTGATGGCAAATATAATATCTGAGTATGACATTACTATAATGGATTATCCTAGGCATTATGAAGGTTGTCCTGTGCTTAAAATGGAGCTCATTCACCACTTTTTAAGGTCTAGTGAAAGTTGGCTTTCACTTggtcaacacaatgtgttgttGATGCATTGTGAACGTGGTGGTTGGCCCGTTATGGCTTTCATGTTAGCTGCATTGTTGATTTATCGGAAGGTTTATAGTGGCGAGCATAGGactttggatatgatttatCGGCAGTCCCCACACCAGCTTTTACATTTGTTGACGCCGTTGAATCCAATTCCTTCCCAACTGAGGTATCTGCAGTATGTTTCTAGGAGGAATGTGGCCTTAGATTGGCCTCCGCTCGACAGGGCACTCATGTTGGACTGTATTATACTTAGATTCTTCCCAAACTTTGATGGGGAAGGTGGTTGTCATCCATTGTTTAGAATTTATGGACAGGATCCTTTTAGTGCAGATAAAAGTCCTAAAATGCTGTACTCAATGCCAAAGAGAAGTAAAAATGTCCGGGCTTACAAGCAG GGAGAGTGCgaactaattaaaattgatatCAATTGCCATATTCAAGGTGATGTTGTGATCGAGGGTATTAACTTGAATGATGATATGGAgcatgaaatgatgatgttccGAGTTATGTTCAACACAGCTTTTGTTAGATCCAATATTCTGATGCTTAATCGCGATGAAATTGATGTTCTATGGGATGCTAAAGATCACTTTCCAAAAGATTTCAGAGCTGAG ATCCTTTTCTCAGAGATAGATGCTGCTGCAGCAGTTATTTTAGATAATACATCATTCTTTGAGGAGAAAGATGGACTGCCAATTGAAGCATTTGCCAAGGTTCAAGAGATCTTTAGCCATGTGGACTGGATGAACCCAAAGGCAGATGCTGCACTAAACGTGCTCCAACAAATAAGTACTTCTGCTATCATGAATGACAAGCTGGATAAAGTTTCTGACCAGCATGTGGAAACTGCCACTTCCTTGGGCGAAACAGGTCCTAAAACGCCTCAAAGGAATTCATATGCAGCAATACGGTCTTTATCCTCAACTAAGAGAACCCCAAATAATGATATGAGCAGAAAAGAGGAAAAGACAAACAAAGTAGATTCTATTCCACAGAGGGCTAATACATCAGACATCATCGGTCAGGAGAAAATTTGCTCATCTGAAAAAAGTTTGGAATCCAGTAAATGTCCAACAGGATCAACAAATTTTGACATAAAACCACAGGAATCTAATCTTGCTTCATCTAGTTCTGCAGATTCTTCTCTTTCCCCTGGAACACCTCCTCCGCGGCCTCCCTTGACTACTCGTTCTAAAGAAGTTCATGATTCTCCTCCCCACACAGAATTGCCTCCACATCATATTTTGCCTTCGCAATCAGGACCTCAATCACAAGACAGGAGTTACTCACCTATTTCTAGCTCTACACCTGAGACCTATCATTCCCTTGCACCTGATTCTTCAATTGAGCCATCCCCTCCACTTTCTTCGAGAAAACCTTTGAATGACATTCCACCAGTCAAAACAAGACCCAAGTCTCCCTCTTCGCAGCCTCCAactccacctcctcctcctaCCCCTCCACTAAAAGATCAGAAAGTAGTTAGGGCTGGACCTCTCTCCCCACCCCCACCACCTCCTTCTCCAAAGAAGGATATACATGTTAAAGCTGGACCTCCTCCTTCTCCTCCTGTCCCATCTCATATGAATGAGAAACCACATGTTAGAGATGGACTTTCTCCTCCCCCTCCCCCTCTTCCCCCATCACCTCCTCTAAAAGCGGAGCAACCTACTAGGTTTCAGCCCCCgccacctccaccaccacctcGTCTTTCAGTGGAAGCTGCAAGTCCTATTACAGCACCGCCTGCACCGCCTCCACCTCCATCTGCAACACTTTCCTCTGGTAACCCTAATGCTTCATTGCAAAAGTCTTCACCTGCTCCACCACCTCCAATTCCTTTTGGTAAAGGTCTAAAACCAGGCAGTGCTTTTCCAATGTCCCTTTCTGTGGGAGTTGATGGAAATAAGGTCTCAGGACCTCAATCTAGTTCACTAGCAGGCTCAAAGGGACGAGTTCTACCACGTGCAATTGGCTCAAAAAATGACTCCAAAAAGTTGAAGCCATTGCATTGGATGAAGCTATCTAGAGCAGTGCAAGGAAGTTTGTGGGATGAGACACAAAAATCTGGCGAAGCTTCCAA AGCCCCAGAGATTGATATGTCAGAGCTCGAGAGTCTCTTCTCGGCAGCAGCCCCTAGTTCAGGCCCTGCCAAGAAGTCAAATGTCCAAAGCTCAGTGAAGCCTAAATCTGAGAAAGTGCAACTg ATTGATCATAGGCGAGCATATAATTGTGAAATCATGCTTTCAAAAGTGAAGGTGCCATTGCATGATTTAATG AGCTCAGTGCTAGCACTAGAAGAGTCGGCACTAGACACTGATACTGTCGAGAACCTTATAAAGTTCTGTCCTACAAAAGAGGAGATGGAGATAATTAAG AATTATAACGGGGAAAAGGAGAAATTAGGGAGATGTGAACAG TTCTTCATGGAGTTGATGAAAGTACCACGGGTAGAAGCTAAGCTCAGGGTCTTTTCATTCAGGATTCAGTTCTATTCTCAG gtTTCTGATCTTAAAAATAGCCTAAAAGTTGTGAATTCTTCTGCAGAAGAG atcAGGAATTCTGTCAAATTGAAGAGAATTATGCAAACAATACTTACTCTAGGAAATGCTTTGAATCAAGGAACTGCCAGGG GTTCTGCTATTGGATTCAGATTAGATAGCCTTCTTAAACTCACCGAGACACGGGCACGGAACAACAAAATGACTCTCATGCATTATCTTTGTAAG GTGTTAGATGACAAATTACCAGAAGTCTTAGACTTCTCTAAGGATCTTGCTAACCTAGAGCCAGCAGCAAAG ATCCAATTGAAGTTTCTTGCAGAGGAGATGCAAGCTGTAAACAAAGGGTTAGAGAAAGTCGTCCAGGAATTATCCACTTCTGAAAACGATGGTCCTATATCAGAAACGTTCCGCAAG GGCAAGAACGTGGATGCGTTGATTCTTTATTTTGGGGAAGATCCATCTCGCTGTCAATTTGAGCAAG TTGTCACAACTTTGCTCAACTTTACTCGAATGTTCAACAAAGCCCATGAAGAAAATCGTAAGCAGCTAGAGCTTGAAATGAAGAAAACAGCAGAAAGTGATAAAAAGAAATGTGAATCGGAAAGGATATTACCTACAACGATCCGAACTGGCAATGTCAAATAA
- the LOC11439065 gene encoding formin-like protein 13 isoform X1, translated as MAMLRKLFYRKPPDGLLEICDRVYVFDCCFTTEAWNEEKYKVYMDGIVGQLRENVPDASILVFNFREEETKSLMANIISEYDITIMDYPRHYEGCPVLKMELIHHFLRSSESWLSLGQHNVLLMHCERGGWPVMAFMLAALLIYRKVYSGEHRTLDMIYRQSPHQLLHLLTPLNPIPSQLRYLQYVSRRNVALDWPPLDRALMLDCIILRFFPNFDGEGGCHPLFRIYGQDPFSADKSPKMLYSMPKRSKNVRAYKQGECELIKIDINCHIQGDVVIEGINLNDDMEHEMMMFRVMFNTAFVRSNILMLNRDEIDVLWDAKDHFPKDFRAEILFSEIDAAAAVILDNTSFFEEKDGLPIEAFAKVQEIFSHVDWMNPKADAALNVLQQISTSAIMNDKLDKVSDQHVETATSLGETGPKTPQRNSYAAIRSLSSTKRTPNNDMSRKEEKTNKVDSIPQRANTSDIIGQEKICSSEKSLESSKCPTGSTNFDIKPQESNLASSSSADSSLSPGTPPPRPPLTTRSKEVHDSPPHTELPPHHILPSQSGPQSQDRSYSPISSSTPETYHSLAPDSSIEPSPPLSSRKPLNDIPPVKTRPKSPSSQPPTPPPPPTPPLKDQKVVRAGPLSPPPPPPSPKKDIHVKAGPPPSPPVPSHMNEKPHVRDGLSPPPPPLPPSPPLKAEQPTRFQPPPPPPPPRLSVEAASPITAPPAPPPPPSATLSSGNPNASLQKSSPAPPPPIPFGKGLKPGSAFPMSLSVGVDGNKVSGPQSSSLAGSKGRVLPRAIGSKNDSKKLKPLHWMKLSRAVQGSLWDETQKSGEASKAPEIDMSELESLFSAAAPSSGPAKKSNVQSSVKPKSEKVQLIDHRRAYNCEIMLSKVKVPLHDLMSSVLALEESALDTDTVENLIKFCPTKEEMEIIKNYNGEKEKLGRCEQFFMELMKVPRVEAKLRVFSFRIQFYSQVSDLKNSLKVVNSSAEEIRNSVKLKRIMQTILTLGNALNQGTARGSAIGFRLDSLLKLTETRARNNKMTLMHYLCKVLDDKLPEVLDFSKDLANLEPAAKIQLKFLAEEMQAVNKGLEKVVQELSTSENDGPISETFRKKLKGFLCSAEAEVRTLASLYSGVGKNVDALILYFGEDPSRCQFEQVVTTLLNFTRMFNKAHEENRKQLELEMKKTAESDKKKCESERILPTTIRTGNVK; from the exons ATGGCTATGCTCCGCAAGTTGTTCTATCGTAAGCCTCCTGATGGTCTCCTCGAGATCTGCGACAGAGTTTACG TTTTTGATTGCTGTTTCACAACGGAAGCTTGGAATGAAGAGAAGTATAAAGTGTATATGGATGGTATAGTAGGTCAGCTTAGAGAGAATGTGCCTGATGCTTCTAttttggttttcaattttcGCGAGGAAGAGACCAAGAGTTTGATGGCAAATATAATATCTGAGTATGACATTACTATAATGGATTATCCTAGGCATTATGAAGGTTGTCCTGTGCTTAAAATGGAGCTCATTCACCACTTTTTAAGGTCTAGTGAAAGTTGGCTTTCACTTggtcaacacaatgtgttgttGATGCATTGTGAACGTGGTGGTTGGCCCGTTATGGCTTTCATGTTAGCTGCATTGTTGATTTATCGGAAGGTTTATAGTGGCGAGCATAGGactttggatatgatttatCGGCAGTCCCCACACCAGCTTTTACATTTGTTGACGCCGTTGAATCCAATTCCTTCCCAACTGAGGTATCTGCAGTATGTTTCTAGGAGGAATGTGGCCTTAGATTGGCCTCCGCTCGACAGGGCACTCATGTTGGACTGTATTATACTTAGATTCTTCCCAAACTTTGATGGGGAAGGTGGTTGTCATCCATTGTTTAGAATTTATGGACAGGATCCTTTTAGTGCAGATAAAAGTCCTAAAATGCTGTACTCAATGCCAAAGAGAAGTAAAAATGTCCGGGCTTACAAGCAG GGAGAGTGCgaactaattaaaattgatatCAATTGCCATATTCAAGGTGATGTTGTGATCGAGGGTATTAACTTGAATGATGATATGGAgcatgaaatgatgatgttccGAGTTATGTTCAACACAGCTTTTGTTAGATCCAATATTCTGATGCTTAATCGCGATGAAATTGATGTTCTATGGGATGCTAAAGATCACTTTCCAAAAGATTTCAGAGCTGAG ATCCTTTTCTCAGAGATAGATGCTGCTGCAGCAGTTATTTTAGATAATACATCATTCTTTGAGGAGAAAGATGGACTGCCAATTGAAGCATTTGCCAAGGTTCAAGAGATCTTTAGCCATGTGGACTGGATGAACCCAAAGGCAGATGCTGCACTAAACGTGCTCCAACAAATAAGTACTTCTGCTATCATGAATGACAAGCTGGATAAAGTTTCTGACCAGCATGTGGAAACTGCCACTTCCTTGGGCGAAACAGGTCCTAAAACGCCTCAAAGGAATTCATATGCAGCAATACGGTCTTTATCCTCAACTAAGAGAACCCCAAATAATGATATGAGCAGAAAAGAGGAAAAGACAAACAAAGTAGATTCTATTCCACAGAGGGCTAATACATCAGACATCATCGGTCAGGAGAAAATTTGCTCATCTGAAAAAAGTTTGGAATCCAGTAAATGTCCAACAGGATCAACAAATTTTGACATAAAACCACAGGAATCTAATCTTGCTTCATCTAGTTCTGCAGATTCTTCTCTTTCCCCTGGAACACCTCCTCCGCGGCCTCCCTTGACTACTCGTTCTAAAGAAGTTCATGATTCTCCTCCCCACACAGAATTGCCTCCACATCATATTTTGCCTTCGCAATCAGGACCTCAATCACAAGACAGGAGTTACTCACCTATTTCTAGCTCTACACCTGAGACCTATCATTCCCTTGCACCTGATTCTTCAATTGAGCCATCCCCTCCACTTTCTTCGAGAAAACCTTTGAATGACATTCCACCAGTCAAAACAAGACCCAAGTCTCCCTCTTCGCAGCCTCCAactccacctcctcctcctaCCCCTCCACTAAAAGATCAGAAAGTAGTTAGGGCTGGACCTCTCTCCCCACCCCCACCACCTCCTTCTCCAAAGAAGGATATACATGTTAAAGCTGGACCTCCTCCTTCTCCTCCTGTCCCATCTCATATGAATGAGAAACCACATGTTAGAGATGGACTTTCTCCTCCCCCTCCCCCTCTTCCCCCATCACCTCCTCTAAAAGCGGAGCAACCTACTAGGTTTCAGCCCCCgccacctccaccaccacctcGTCTTTCAGTGGAAGCTGCAAGTCCTATTACAGCACCGCCTGCACCGCCTCCACCTCCATCTGCAACACTTTCCTCTGGTAACCCTAATGCTTCATTGCAAAAGTCTTCACCTGCTCCACCACCTCCAATTCCTTTTGGTAAAGGTCTAAAACCAGGCAGTGCTTTTCCAATGTCCCTTTCTGTGGGAGTTGATGGAAATAAGGTCTCAGGACCTCAATCTAGTTCACTAGCAGGCTCAAAGGGACGAGTTCTACCACGTGCAATTGGCTCAAAAAATGACTCCAAAAAGTTGAAGCCATTGCATTGGATGAAGCTATCTAGAGCAGTGCAAGGAAGTTTGTGGGATGAGACACAAAAATCTGGCGAAGCTTCCAA AGCCCCAGAGATTGATATGTCAGAGCTCGAGAGTCTCTTCTCGGCAGCAGCCCCTAGTTCAGGCCCTGCCAAGAAGTCAAATGTCCAAAGCTCAGTGAAGCCTAAATCTGAGAAAGTGCAACTg ATTGATCATAGGCGAGCATATAATTGTGAAATCATGCTTTCAAAAGTGAAGGTGCCATTGCATGATTTAATG AGCTCAGTGCTAGCACTAGAAGAGTCGGCACTAGACACTGATACTGTCGAGAACCTTATAAAGTTCTGTCCTACAAAAGAGGAGATGGAGATAATTAAG AATTATAACGGGGAAAAGGAGAAATTAGGGAGATGTGAACAG TTCTTCATGGAGTTGATGAAAGTACCACGGGTAGAAGCTAAGCTCAGGGTCTTTTCATTCAGGATTCAGTTCTATTCTCAG gtTTCTGATCTTAAAAATAGCCTAAAAGTTGTGAATTCTTCTGCAGAAGAG atcAGGAATTCTGTCAAATTGAAGAGAATTATGCAAACAATACTTACTCTAGGAAATGCTTTGAATCAAGGAACTGCCAGGG GTTCTGCTATTGGATTCAGATTAGATAGCCTTCTTAAACTCACCGAGACACGGGCACGGAACAACAAAATGACTCTCATGCATTATCTTTGTAAG GTGTTAGATGACAAATTACCAGAAGTCTTAGACTTCTCTAAGGATCTTGCTAACCTAGAGCCAGCAGCAAAG ATCCAATTGAAGTTTCTTGCAGAGGAGATGCAAGCTGTAAACAAAGGGTTAGAGAAAGTCGTCCAGGAATTATCCACTTCTGAAAACGATGGTCCTATATCAGAAACGTTCCGCAAG AAATTGAAAGGGTTCCTCTGTTCTGCTGAAGCTGAAGTCCGAACATTGGCTTCACTATATTCTGGTGTG GGCAAGAACGTGGATGCGTTGATTCTTTATTTTGGGGAAGATCCATCTCGCTGTCAATTTGAGCAAG TTGTCACAACTTTGCTCAACTTTACTCGAATGTTCAACAAAGCCCATGAAGAAAATCGTAAGCAGCTAGAGCTTGAAATGAAGAAAACAGCAGAAAGTGATAAAAAGAAATGTGAATCGGAAAGGATATTACCTACAACGATCCGAACTGGCAATGTCAAATAA